Proteins from a single region of uncultured Tolumonas sp.:
- a CDS encoding phosphotransferase, with product MTQRHAQLQRWAQQIEQNPDLTLRLISGDASFRKYYRAANRIWVDAPPETEKNREFIDNAQALQRTNITAPVVHHSDLEQGFLCVSDLGDDALLSRLNDESVSAWYGKALQLLPLLTNIKLELPVFDAEFMARENSIFPEWLLEKHLQLTLSIAEKELLAETFALLTANNLQQPQVVMHRDFHSRNLMVLADESLAVIDFQDMVLGPLTYDAVSLLKDCYCRWPDAVIEQGVTQAYQLYSESGILSDVSYAQFVQWLDLTGMQRHLKAAGIFTRLYHRDGKSGYLKDIPRTLGYVRDVAARYPQLAAFAAWLEQRVLPAFDMETAS from the coding sequence ATGACGCAACGCCATGCCCAACTACAGCGATGGGCACAACAAATTGAACAAAATCCTGACTTAACTTTACGTCTGATTTCTGGTGATGCCAGTTTTCGTAAATATTATCGCGCCGCCAATCGGATTTGGGTGGATGCACCGCCGGAAACGGAAAAAAATCGTGAGTTCATCGATAACGCACAAGCTTTACAGCGCACAAACATCACAGCACCAGTCGTGCATCATTCAGACTTGGAACAAGGTTTCTTGTGTGTTTCTGATTTAGGCGATGACGCATTGTTATCTCGTCTCAATGATGAATCAGTTTCTGCATGGTATGGAAAAGCGCTGCAGTTGTTACCCCTGCTAACCAACATCAAGCTTGAGCTGCCTGTTTTTGATGCTGAGTTTATGGCGCGGGAAAACAGCATTTTTCCGGAGTGGTTGTTAGAAAAACACTTACAACTAACACTTTCGATTGCAGAAAAAGAGTTATTGGCGGAAACCTTTGCCTTACTGACAGCCAATAATCTGCAACAGCCACAAGTGGTCATGCACCGTGATTTTCACAGCCGAAACCTGATGGTGTTAGCGGATGAATCGCTGGCCGTGATCGATTTTCAGGATATGGTGCTCGGCCCATTGACCTATGATGCCGTTTCGTTACTGAAGGATTGTTACTGTCGCTGGCCCGATGCTGTAATAGAACAAGGTGTGACGCAGGCTTATCAGCTGTATAGCGAGTCAGGGATTTTATCGGATGTGTCTTACGCACAATTTGTGCAATGGCTGGATCTGACTGGCATGCAACGCCATCTGAAAGCGGCGGGGATCTTTACCCGTTTGTATCATCGCGATGGTAAATCTGGTTATCTGAAGGATATTCCGCGCACGCTCGGTTATGTGCGTGATGTTGCAGCGCGTTATCCGCAACTGGCGGCGTTTGCTGCTTGGTTGGAACAGCGCGTGTTACCTGCATTTGATATGGAAACCGCGTCATGA
- the lptD gene encoding LPS assembly protein LptD, with product MVFRINAITVALFSVSAGFAFVPHPSQAAGNSVNVPPNLRAGVFDERCYSDVPPATTTEYSRTTPVEVSADQLNATQNGKAIYQGGVQVNQGNKYFSSDYTELDQVSRQVMAHGNIFYRDGQVTLKSPDQLTTNLNTKESQIDNATYQLHGSPARGEAENIHLDNQKKELTLNKARFTTCPVGQESWWLSASEVNVNQEEVFGEAWNATLWLKSVPVFYTPYITFPVKDQRKSGLLYPTFTNSSSNGFDVSTPYYWNIAPNYDMTLTPRIMSNRGTMEQIEYRYMPEPEQSGTIYTEYMANDRKVSSDELNPRWLANIRHSSRFQNGDLRWNLDYSRVDANDYNYFNELHPPVGQIVDNQLLQSTTAGYYQKDWNLTTEVRDYQILLPNTPAPHQLLPQVSYNQYYTADKYSFSFNSEASNFGNNSEQYKAYTGQRLHAEPAISVPILQAPGYSLEAEGKLMATYYQQDIPDDMSSYYSNTLGLNNLASSVSRTLPEARVHGGMSFDRKTSYNDQPFTQTLEPEVQYLYIPYKNQNNIGLYDTTNMQSDYYNLFSDRRFAGLDRISDANRVSYGATTRLFDSENTERLRFTLGQSYDLVAPQVTLLPNDTKQTNSRSLLSVRADAHPTDDWYMHTGTEYNTQTKKVSSGNGAVEYQQQKYTTQLNYRFVSKENFVVDTSDNRRDISQAGAVVKLPINRDWQLIGAHYRDTQTGQNIDNLLGARYDSCCWAVNFTFERHNAPDNTTLTAKPETSYGLQFEFKGLGSVGNGPKYNLNTRLLPYSRPFNLND from the coding sequence ATGGTGTTTCGCATCAACGCTATTACTGTGGCACTTTTTTCTGTTTCTGCCGGCTTTGCATTCGTACCGCATCCAAGCCAGGCGGCAGGTAACAGTGTTAATGTACCGCCAAATCTCCGCGCCGGTGTTTTCGATGAACGTTGCTACAGCGATGTTCCACCCGCAACGACAACCGAGTACAGCCGAACCACGCCGGTTGAAGTCTCTGCTGATCAATTGAATGCAACACAAAATGGTAAAGCAATCTATCAAGGTGGTGTGCAGGTCAATCAGGGCAATAAATATTTCAGTTCCGATTATACCGAGCTGGATCAAGTCAGCCGCCAAGTCATGGCGCATGGCAATATTTTCTATCGCGACGGTCAGGTAACGCTTAAAAGTCCGGATCAGCTGACAACAAATTTAAATACTAAAGAATCACAGATTGATAATGCCACCTATCAACTGCACGGCTCCCCTGCGCGCGGTGAAGCGGAAAATATTCATCTGGATAATCAGAAAAAAGAACTGACGCTAAATAAAGCACGTTTTACAACTTGTCCAGTCGGGCAAGAAAGCTGGTGGTTGAGTGCCAGCGAAGTGAACGTCAATCAAGAAGAAGTATTTGGTGAGGCATGGAATGCTACGCTGTGGCTAAAAAGCGTACCGGTATTTTATACGCCTTACATTACCTTCCCGGTAAAAGATCAACGTAAATCAGGTCTGCTGTATCCGACATTTACCAATAGTTCCAGTAATGGCTTTGACGTCAGTACTCCTTATTATTGGAATATTGCACCGAATTACGACATGACGCTGACACCTCGTATCATGTCAAACCGTGGCACCATGGAACAGATCGAATACCGCTATATGCCAGAACCCGAGCAAAGCGGCACGATTTATACCGAATACATGGCTAACGATCGCAAAGTTAGTAGTGACGAATTAAATCCACGCTGGTTGGCAAATATCCGGCATAGTTCCCGTTTTCAAAACGGTGATTTGCGCTGGAATCTTGATTACAGCCGAGTTGATGCCAATGACTACAACTATTTCAACGAATTACATCCACCTGTTGGTCAAATTGTTGATAACCAGTTATTGCAATCAACTACGGCCGGTTATTACCAAAAAGACTGGAATCTAACCACCGAAGTGCGTGATTACCAGATCTTGCTGCCTAACACGCCAGCACCGCATCAGTTGTTACCGCAGGTAAGCTACAACCAGTATTACACTGCTGATAAATACAGTTTTAGCTTTAATTCTGAAGCCTCTAATTTCGGAAACAATTCGGAACAATATAAGGCCTACACCGGACAACGGCTGCATGCTGAGCCCGCTATTTCAGTGCCGATATTACAAGCACCGGGTTATTCACTGGAAGCCGAGGGCAAATTGATGGCGACGTATTATCAGCAGGATATTCCTGATGATATGTCGTCGTATTACAGCAATACTTTAGGCCTGAATAACCTAGCCTCAAGTGTCAGCCGGACATTACCGGAAGCACGAGTGCATGGTGGCATGAGCTTCGATCGTAAGACTTCGTATAATGATCAGCCGTTTACCCAGACATTAGAACCCGAAGTTCAGTATTTATACATCCCGTATAAGAATCAGAATAATATCGGTCTATATGACACCACCAACATGCAGTCTGATTATTACAATCTGTTCAGTGATCGCCGCTTTGCCGGTTTAGATCGGATCAGCGATGCCAACCGGGTGAGCTACGGTGCGACCACACGTCTGTTTGATAGTGAAAACACCGAACGTCTGCGGTTTACGCTTGGTCAATCTTATGATCTGGTAGCACCACAAGTCACGTTGTTACCAAACGATACCAAACAAACCAACTCTCGCTCATTACTATCCGTGCGTGCTGATGCCCACCCAACCGATGACTGGTACATGCATACCGGTACAGAATACAACACCCAAACCAAAAAAGTGTCGTCGGGAAATGGGGCGGTCGAATATCAGCAGCAAAAATATACGACCCAATTAAACTATCGTTTTGTCAGCAAAGAAAATTTCGTGGTTGATACCTCCGATAATCGCCGCGATATCAGTCAAGCTGGAGCGGTTGTGAAATTACCAATTAACCGTGATTGGCAATTAATTGGTGCCCATTATCGTGATACTCAAACAGGTCAGAATATCGATAATCTGTTAGGTGCTCGTTATGATTCTTGTTGCTGGGCTGTAAATTTCACTTTTGAACGGCATAATGCACCCGATAACACCACTTTAACGGCAAAACCGGAAACCTCATACGGTTTGCAATTCGAGTTTAAAGGATTGGGCAGTGTCGGCAACGGACCGAAATACAATCTGAATACCCGATTATTACCTTATTCCCGACCATTTAACCTGAACGATTAA